AATGAAATTGACGAGACTCCAGTAGGAACAGCACATGTTTTCGATGGGATGAGTAATCGCAGTCCCACGGGCTGAAGATCCATTCGGTAAAGCGTTTTTCTTTACCGAATTAGCTGAAGCCGTGCCTACGGAAAGGAAGTCAATTTCATTTGAGGAGCGGGTAAGAACTTTATGCCTCTTGCGGCGGAATTTCTCTCAAGTGCGTCAGGTCAAACATACGGATGATAACCAAAGAAGGTGAAGTCAATTTCTATTTTGGATTATGAGACTACGTTGATATACTAAGGCTTAACTGCCTGTTTTACAGTACGAAAGTTGAGTTAATAAGAAAGGACCTGATTATGACACATCTTGATAATGATAAAATTAAAAATGTTCGCTGTATGGTTATAACAGTGAGTGATACGCGAGATAAAGAAACGGATAAAAGTGGACAAGCTATTAAGGGATTTCTCGAAGAAAATGATCACCTGCTACAAGATTACGTGATTGTAAAAGATGAAAAAGAAGAGATTAATAAAGCGATCCAACAGGGGTTAGCAGATGTACAAGTTGAAGCTATTTTATTAAATGGAGGGACAGGTATTGCGAAGCGTGATGTCACAATAGAAGTTGTACAAAGCGTTTTAGAGAAGGAATTGCCAGGGTTTGGTGAATTATTCCGTTATTTAAGCTATCAATATGATATTGGATCTGCTGCGATATTATCTCGTGCAACAGCAGGAGTAGCACGAGATACAGCCATATTTGCAATGCCAGGATCAACTGGAGCGGTTAAACTTGCTATGGAGCGATTAGTTTTACCTGAGTTGATCCATGTCATAACAGAGATAAAAAAATAAGGCTATTTATCGTTGATAATCGCCGCTTTTTCCGCCAGTTTTTGTTAACAAGAATGTTGGACCTAGTATCATTCCTTTATCTACTGCTTTACACATGTCATACACAGTTAAACCTGTCACAGAGGCGGCGGTGAGTGCCTCCATTTCCACGCCTGTGCTTCCTTTTGTTTTGACTTCTACCTCGATAATAAGGGACTGTTTATCGTTATCTTGGCTTTCCCAACTAAAGCTTATATTTACACCACTTAAAGGTAAGGGATGACACATTGGAATGATCGTTGAAGTTTGCTTTGCTGCCATAATACCAGCAACTTGAGCAACGGCAAGTACATCACCCTTAGCAAATGCGTGCTGTGTTATTTTTTGATAAATTTCTTGATTAACAATTACGCGTGACTGACTAACAGCAGTACGAGTCGTTTCCTGTTTATCCGTTATATCGACCATTTTTGCTCTACCTTCTGAATTAAAATGAGAAAATTCAGTCATGTTGATCACCTCTTATGTTATTATAACAAAATATAGAATGGACGTCTGTGCTAGAATGAAGGGAAGGAAGAGAAAAATGCAAAAAAAACAAATATTGTGTTTGCTAATTGGTAGCCTACTTATATTAACAACAGCATGTGTGCAAAATTCAAAAGGTAGCAATGAGGAAAAAGTAGAGTTAACTATTTCAGCGGCTGCTAGTTTGACAGATGTAATGGATGAACTAGTAACAGTTTTTGAAGAAGACCATACAAACATTCAAATCCAACTGAATTTGGGTTCATCTGGTGCTTTACAACAACAAATTGAACAAGGTGCACCGACTGATCTATTTATTTCAGCGGCA
The nucleotide sequence above comes from Paraliobacillus zengyii. Encoded proteins:
- a CDS encoding MogA/MoaB family molybdenum cofactor biosynthesis protein, which encodes MTHLDNDKIKNVRCMVITVSDTRDKETDKSGQAIKGFLEENDHLLQDYVIVKDEKEEINKAIQQGLADVQVEAILLNGGTGIAKRDVTIEVVQSVLEKELPGFGELFRYLSYQYDIGSAAILSRATAGVARDTAIFAMPGSTGAVKLAMERLVLPELIHVITEIKK
- the moaC gene encoding cyclic pyranopterin monophosphate synthase MoaC; its protein translation is MTEFSHFNSEGRAKMVDITDKQETTRTAVSQSRVIVNQEIYQKITQHAFAKGDVLAVAQVAGIMAAKQTSTIIPMCHPLPLSGVNISFSWESQDNDKQSLIIEVEVKTKGSTGVEMEALTAASVTGLTVYDMCKAVDKGMILGPTFLLTKTGGKSGDYQR